The nucleotide sequence GTTATCAAAGCTTTAGAAATATTCTTCATCATGGTTCATTGTATTATGGTTGATTGTTTTCATAATAGTGGAAAGACGAAAGGTATAGGGTTTTATAGGATTCCAGTTGTAGTCACTAACCAAGGAGAAAAAGCAGAAGAGCTGAGCAGAGAACGAAGAGAAAGATGGATCGCCGCCATTAGCCGCGACGACATCACTTCGAAGGATGTCCTCAGTAATGAAAGAGTCTGTGGACGACATTTCGTGTCAGGGCAATCTGCAAAACCCTGGGATAAGTACAACGTCGACTGGGTTCCTACTTTGAATCTCGGGAAGACAAAATATCAACAGGAAAACCACGACATTAAAGAAGCAAGAGCTAAACGAGCGAAGGAACGCCGGAAAAGATCACTCGAGCGTCAAGAACGCGAGGCAGCtgagaaacgaaagaaaatcgaTGTCAGTGGCCTTCCCGTCCGTGATGTGGATTTCAGTGATCCTAAAGAAGGATCTTCCAAGGAAATTGATTCTTCTGAGGATATTTTTGATCACGATTGCGCATTTCAAGACCACACTTGCTCAACTCTCGTTGACAGTTCAACTCAAACCCAAGATGATGTATCTGAAGCTATGACTCAAACCGAAGAGTTTGAATACCTTTTCAAAGAATCCTATAAGCCAATTGATCGAGATTTTTTTGATTCTGATGAAAAAGTTCGCTTTTATTCTGGACTGCCTTCAATGGATATCTTAATGACCGTCCTTGACTTTGTGTCACCCCACATCAAACGAAGAACCCAAAAACTTAGCCTTTTCCAGGAAATGATTATCGTGTTGATGAAACTGAGACTGAATATGCCTTATCAAGACTTAGCCTATCGTTTTCAAGTATCTGTGACAAcaatatcaagaatattttcatcatgGTTACCAGTGATGGATCAGCATTTGTCCCCACTTATCTACTGGCCTGAAAGACACCAGCTATGGAAGACAATGCCTCTTTGTTTCCAACAAGCCTTTGGAACCAAAGTCACTGTTGTTATTGActgttttgagatttttattGATAAGCCTACAAACTTGTTAGCTCGAGCTCAGACATTTTCATCCTACAAGCATCACAATA is from Pocillopora verrucosa isolate sample1 chromosome 7, ASM3666991v2, whole genome shotgun sequence and encodes:
- the LOC131781127 gene encoding uncharacterized protein yields the protein MVHCIMVDCFHNSGKTKGIGFYRIPVVVTNQGEKAEELSRERRERWIAAISRDDITSKDVLSNERVCGRHFVSGQSAKPWDKYNVDWVPTLNLGKTKYQQENHDIKEARAKRAKERRKRSLERQEREAAEKRKKIDVSGLPVRDVDFSDPKEGSSKEIDSSEDIFDHDCAFQDHTCSTLVDSSTQTQDDVSEAMTQTEEFEYLFKESYKPIDRDFFDSDEKVRFYSGLPSMDILMTVLDFVSPHIKRRTQKLSLFQEMIIVLMKLRLNMPYQDLAYRFQVSVTTISRIFSSWLPVMDQHLSPLIYWPERHQLWKTMPLCFQQAFGTKVTVVIDCFEIFIDKPTNLLARAQTFSSYKHHNTIKVLIGISPQGAISFVSEAWGGRTSDKFLTENCGILEKLLPGDMVMADRGFTITESVALKQARLVIPAYTKGREQLDPIDVEKTRALASVWIHVERVIGLLRRKYTILQSTLPTDFLNNDNGQDEVPIIDRIIKVCSALVNLCPPIVPFD